A genomic segment from Halomonas sp. GD1P12 encodes:
- the ctaD gene encoding cytochrome c oxidase subunit I, translated as MTTINRQATPQDPQEPGDGRTLHDDLHDIWGNPRGIKALTIVNHTTLGLRFMITGMAFFLFGGILSMLVRTQLATPDQNFMTPEIYSQVTTMHGTVMMFLFAIPVLEGLAIYMIPKMIGARDLVCPRLTSLGYFCYLFGGIILASSLVIEMAPNAGWFMYTPLSSSEYSPGLGSDFWLLGITFVEISALSAGVEIVVSILRTRTQGMALHKMPLFAWYILAMALMIVVGFPPLILGSILLELERAVGMPFFQVAGGGDPLLWQHLFWLFGHPEVYIIFLPAAGIISTLIPVFAGRPIVGYGWVVFAIIVTGFISFGLWVHHMFTVGIPQLAQAFFSAASMLVAVPTAIQVFVWLATLWLGKPKFKLPMLWVLGFLIIFVCGGLTGVMLALVPFNWQVHDTHFVVAHMHYVLVGGMLFPLMAGFYYWLPLFSGRMPSETIGRWGFWLTFLGFNGTFLIMHWTGLLGMPRRIYTYEAGNGWEIFNLLSSVASFVMSAGIAMVLIDIALHFRFGKPAKHNPWGADTLEWANTMPPSAYNFVSLPNIETRHPLWDNPDLPRTMAEGKHGLAVASHGRREMWGSDSITGKVREIVHLPGNSWWPFLAALALAVVCVSLLTRLYPVAAVFVIVAGVFLLRWAWENGAHPKAAPDAEVKEGDPPLHSRTMSGPGVWAMATFSIANGSFFLSYLFGWFYLWTVSPEWRMPEVSPLSLLVLVSAGIALTVGAGVMEKLVRGLRARRDSGLMGGFFIAALLGAVQVGLVLWSLLSAGLEPTQTSHDAILLVGLVYALFHGALAMILTAMQGFRVRYGYVGAHAPFEPAVVVQLWRYNLMTFWVLVGALGVLPRVMGG; from the coding sequence ATGACAACCATCAATCGTCAAGCGACGCCCCAGGACCCGCAAGAGCCGGGGGACGGCCGCACGCTGCACGACGACCTGCACGACATTTGGGGCAACCCGCGCGGCATCAAGGCGCTGACCATCGTCAACCACACCACGCTCGGGTTACGCTTCATGATCACCGGGATGGCGTTTTTCCTGTTCGGCGGCATTTTGTCGATGCTGGTGCGCACCCAGCTCGCCACACCCGACCAGAACTTCATGACCCCGGAGATCTATAGCCAGGTCACCACCATGCACGGCACGGTGATGATGTTCTTGTTCGCCATTCCCGTGCTCGAGGGGCTGGCGATCTACATGATTCCGAAGATGATCGGCGCCCGTGATTTGGTCTGCCCCAGGCTGACCTCACTTGGCTACTTCTGCTACCTTTTCGGCGGCATCATTCTGGCCTCGAGCCTGGTCATCGAAATGGCGCCCAATGCCGGCTGGTTCATGTACACGCCGCTTTCGAGCAGCGAGTATTCGCCGGGGCTCGGCTCGGATTTTTGGCTGTTGGGCATCACCTTCGTCGAAATCTCGGCGCTCTCCGCCGGGGTCGAGATCGTCGTCTCCATATTGCGCACCCGCACCCAGGGCATGGCGCTGCACAAGATGCCGCTGTTTGCCTGGTACATTCTCGCCATGGCGCTGATGATCGTGGTCGGCTTTCCACCCTTGATTCTGGGCAGTATCCTGCTCGAGCTCGAGCGTGCGGTCGGCATGCCGTTTTTCCAGGTGGCCGGTGGGGGCGATCCGCTTTTATGGCAGCACCTTTTCTGGCTCTTTGGCCACCCGGAGGTGTACATCATCTTCCTGCCCGCCGCGGGCATCATTTCCACGCTGATTCCGGTATTCGCCGGCCGGCCGATCGTCGGCTACGGCTGGGTGGTGTTCGCCATCATCGTCACCGGCTTCATCAGCTTCGGGCTTTGGGTGCACCACATGTTCACGGTGGGGATCCCCCAGCTCGCCCAGGCGTTCTTTTCGGCGGCGAGTATGCTGGTGGCGGTGCCCACCGCCATTCAGGTGTTCGTGTGGCTGGCCACGCTGTGGCTCGGTAAACCGAAATTCAAACTGCCGATGCTCTGGGTGTTGGGCTTTTTGATCATCTTCGTCTGCGGCGGTTTGACAGGCGTGATGCTGGCGCTGGTGCCGTTCAACTGGCAGGTACACGACACCCACTTCGTGGTCGCGCACATGCATTATGTGCTGGTCGGCGGCATGCTCTTTCCGCTGATGGCGGGCTTCTACTACTGGCTGCCGCTGTTCTCCGGGCGCATGCCGTCGGAAACCATCGGTCGCTGGGGCTTCTGGCTCACCTTTTTGGGCTTCAACGGCACGTTCTTGATCATGCACTGGACCGGGCTTCTGGGCATGCCGCGGCGTATCTACACTTATGAAGCGGGTAACGGCTGGGAGATCTTCAACCTGCTCTCGTCCGTTGCCAGCTTCGTGATGTCCGCCGGCATTGCCATGGTGTTGATCGATATCGCGCTGCACTTTCGCTTCGGCAAGCCGGCCAAACACAACCCCTGGGGCGCGGATACGCTTGAGTGGGCCAATACGATGCCGCCAAGCGCTTATAACTTCGTAAGCCTGCCTAACATCGAAACCCGCCACCCGCTGTGGGACAACCCGGATTTACCGCGCACCATGGCCGAAGGCAAGCACGGCCTGGCGGTGGCGAGCCACGGGCGGCGCGAGATGTGGGGATCTGATTCCATTACCGGCAAGGTGCGCGAAATCGTTCACCTGCCGGGCAACTCCTGGTGGCCGTTTCTGGCCGCGCTGGCGCTGGCCGTGGTGTGTGTCAGCCTGCTGACGCGCCTCTACCCGGTCGCCGCGGTGTTCGTCATCGTCGCCGGGGTGTTTTTGCTGCGCTGGGCCTGGGAGAACGGCGCCCACCCCAAAGCCGCCCCGGACGCCGAGGTCAAGGAAGGCGACCCGCCCCTGCATTCGCGCACCATGAGCGGGCCCGGCGTCTGGGCGATGGCGACGTTCTCGATCGCCAACGGGTCGTTCTTTCTTTCGTATCTTTTCGGCTGGTTCTATCTCTGGACCGTCTCACCCGAGTGGCGCATGCCCGAGGTGTCGCCCCTTTCACTGCTGGTGCTGGTCAGCGCCGGCATCGCGCTCACGGTGGGCGCCGGCGTCATGGAGAAGCTGGTACGCGGGCTTCGCGCCCGCCGCGATAGCGGCCTGATGGGCGGGTTTTTCATCGCCGCGCTGCTGGGCGCGGTGCAGGTGGGGCTGGTGCTCTGGTCGCTGCTGAGTGCCGGGCTCGAGCCTACCCAAACCAGCCACGATGCGATTTTACTGGTGGGGCTGGTATACGCGCTGTTCCATGGGGCGCTTGCGATGATTCTCACCGCGATGCAGGGGTTTCGCGTGCGCTACGGCTACGTGGGTGCCCACGCGCCCTTCGAGCCGGCAGTGGTGGTGCAGCTTTGGCGCTACAACCTGATGACGTTCTGGGTGCTGGTCGGCGCGCTCGGCGTGCTGCCCCGCGTAATGGGAGGCTAG